The following DNA comes from Hyphococcus flavus.
AATAAGACCTGCCGCCAGCATTCGGAGAAACGTAACTTGTTCGTTCAATACCAAAATGCCGACAAAGAGTGCGCCAACCGCGCCTATACCGGTCCAAACGGTATAGGCAGCGCCAAGTGGCAATGTCTTCATCGCTAAGGAGAGAAGCCCAAAACTGGCGAACATCGCCGCCAGCGTGACGACTGTTGGCATCAGGCGCGTGAAGCCCATCGATTGCTTCATGCTGAACGCCCAAAGGATTTCAAGCAATCCTGCAACGACCAAAAATATCCAAGCCATGATCCGGCCCTCCTGCCAAAGAGCCGGGCCGTCCCGGACATTTCTCCCACAAGCGGGTGAGGACGTGGCCTCGCAACAGAGCCATTTAATGCCGACGGGCGCTAACTTCAATTCTGAAAGATTATACTTAAAGAAACTGCGCTTTTTTCAGAATTTGATGCGCTTTTACGACCTGGCTTAGCTGCTCTTCAGCGCTGCGGTCGCCGCCATTGGAATCAGGGTGAAAGCGCCGCAACAACTCTGCATAGCGGCGCCTGATATCAGACGACGACGCTGCATATGGCAGGGCGAGGGTGTCAAATGCGTTGACCTGTAGCTTCGTGAGGCGTTTGCCGCCCCGGTAATGGCCGCGCGTTTCGGTTTG
Coding sequences within:
- a CDS encoding DMT family transporter — its product is MAWIFLVVAGLLEILWAFSMKQSMGFTRLMPTVVTLAAMFASFGLLSLAMKTLPLGAAYTVWTGIGAVGALFVGILVLNEQVTFLRMLAAGLIISGIILMKFSSQPG